Proteins encoded within one genomic window of Xylophilus sp. GOD-11R:
- a CDS encoding PEP-CTERM sorting domain-containing protein encodes MVKSACGRLILAGAIFGIAPVTHAAVELVRNGGFESGNFTGWTQFGDRDSTFVSLANVAFLGAVGTTGGIFQKIATIPGQTYRFGFLLENQGGTPNSFDFAWNGISYLKTGDSDYFESRSYAFTGVATSRLTELRFTVRHDPGYYMMDDVSVTVLTSPVPEPDVLPMLLAGLGLVGFTSRLAGRRPRRRLHAHRTAG; translated from the coding sequence ATGGTGAAATCCGCCTGCGGCAGATTAATTTTGGCCGGCGCCATATTCGGCATCGCTCCTGTAACGCATGCCGCTGTAGAACTGGTTAGGAACGGCGGGTTCGAATCCGGCAATTTCACGGGGTGGACACAGTTCGGAGACCGGGACTCGACCTTCGTTTCGCTCGCCAATGTCGCCTTCCTCGGCGCCGTCGGGACCACAGGTGGAATATTCCAAAAAATAGCCACCATTCCCGGCCAGACCTATCGATTCGGCTTCCTGCTCGAAAATCAGGGAGGAACACCCAACTCCTTCGATTTCGCCTGGAACGGAATCAGCTATTTGAAGACAGGCGACTCCGATTACTTCGAATCGCGCAGTTACGCATTTACCGGCGTCGCGACATCGAGGCTCACCGAGCTGCGCTTCACGGTTCGGCATGACCCGGGCTATTACATGATGGACGACGTATCCGTCACGGTGTTGACCTCGCCGGTGCCGGAGCCTGACGTGCTGCCGATGCTGCTGGCGGGCCTCGGGCTGGTCGGTTTTACCTCACGCCTGGCAGGCCGGCGACCGCGCCGCAGGCTGCATGCTCATCGGACCGCCGGGTGA
- a CDS encoding lysophospholipid acyltransferase family protein, which yields MSQPEGHPDLGRRLRRARRRGLFVGLRSLLRVVGFGQVRLIGRLTGLIQFHFARRQRRRIQQHMAHALGRSERETGPLLREAYQVNNAAVLEILAMFDRHQDEAMLAGRCEIDGLDRLRTAMAGGRGAILLATHAGNAALLTVKLARAGWAVSVVYREARMMSAGFVQEGLERYGIEGILANTGLRAYGQMLSALKQGRIVFIMMDQGVREAKDGLMERFLGKTVPMPTGPAQLARAARAPLLPVVTTAAWPQWKFRIDEPVAVGQETLESDVHRLVRLTERQILDFPQLWSWHQRRWRKPKLA from the coding sequence ATGAGCCAGCCCGAAGGCCACCCCGATCTCGGCCGGCGCCTGCGCCGCGCCCGACGCCGCGGCCTCTTCGTCGGCCTGCGCTCGCTGCTGCGGGTGGTGGGTTTCGGCCAGGTCCGGCTCATCGGCCGGCTCACCGGCCTGATCCAGTTTCATTTCGCACGACGGCAGCGCCGACGCATCCAGCAGCACATGGCGCATGCCCTGGGACGCTCCGAACGCGAAACCGGGCCGCTGCTGCGCGAGGCCTACCAGGTCAACAACGCAGCGGTGCTGGAAATTCTGGCCATGTTCGACCGGCACCAAGACGAAGCCATGCTCGCCGGGCGCTGCGAGATCGACGGGCTCGACCGGCTCCGTACCGCCATGGCGGGCGGCCGGGGCGCGATTCTGCTGGCCACCCACGCCGGCAACGCGGCCCTGCTCACCGTCAAGCTGGCCCGCGCCGGCTGGGCGGTCAGCGTGGTCTATCGCGAGGCACGGATGATGTCGGCCGGCTTCGTGCAGGAAGGCCTGGAGCGCTACGGCATCGAGGGCATCCTCGCCAACACCGGCCTGCGCGCCTACGGCCAGATGCTGTCGGCCCTCAAGCAGGGCCGCATCGTCTTCATCATGATGGATCAGGGTGTTCGGGAGGCCAAGGACGGGCTGATGGAGCGTTTTCTCGGCAAGACCGTGCCGATGCCCACCGGCCCGGCCCAGCTCGCCCGGGCAGCACGTGCGCCCCTGCTGCCGGTGGTGACCACGGCTGCCTGGCCGCAATGGAAGTTCCGGATCGACGAGCCGGTCGCGGTCGGCCAGGAGACGCTGGAATCCGACGTGCACCGCCTCGTACGCCTCACCGAACGCCAGATCCTGGACTTTCCGCAGCTCTGGAGCTGGCACCAGCGCCGCTGGCGCAAGCCAAAGCTGGCCTGA
- a CDS encoding ABC transporter ATP-binding protein encodes MLTKPRERGAFPMIRAFAQAYPGRSATAFIAVFVAGLMDGLGMSMLLSMLTLTTTEPNHKASLPEQVATRVAGYLGLQPTAPVLLSLAILLIALKAGMTLLANKQVGYAVAHIATDLRLGAIRTVMGARWSYYLKQSAGRLSNAVATEAQRASEAFQYSAEMAAMVLNSVIYLGIALSISLQAGIAAGIAGALLLGVLHTLIRSSRRAGQHQTTLLTSLLSTIGAQLAAAKPLKAMAREDHVDALLSDQMKQLRRAMRKQVVSREALGALQDPLLAIMVGTGFFLSLSVLKMPLASVLVMLFLLARVVSYLSKSQRAYQQIVVRESAYWSLIDSISLARNEVEPQGGSQRTQMSKAITFDQVRFRHGDGRLILDHACLRIAAYELTVIVGPSGAGKTTLLDLVVGLHQPDAGTIAIDDVPMGELSTRDWRRQVGYVPQESVLVNDTIAYNLALGEKGVTDADLRAALQAADALDFVDALPEGLQTLVGEGGSRLSGGQRQRIAIARALVHKPRLLVLDEATSSLDSDAQTAVIETVRRLKGSLTIIAVAHQERMIQAADRVLRLADGQVAELDPQTARPA; translated from the coding sequence ATGTTGACCAAGCCCCGCGAACGCGGGGCTTTCCCCATGATCCGCGCCTTCGCACAGGCCTACCCCGGCCGTAGCGCGACCGCCTTCATCGCGGTGTTCGTCGCCGGCCTGATGGACGGCCTGGGCATGTCGATGCTGCTGTCGATGCTCACGCTGACCACTACCGAACCCAACCACAAGGCCTCGCTGCCGGAACAGGTCGCCACCCGCGTCGCCGGTTATCTGGGACTGCAGCCGACCGCCCCGGTGCTGCTGAGCCTGGCGATTCTGCTGATCGCCCTCAAGGCCGGCATGACCCTGTTGGCCAACAAGCAGGTCGGCTACGCGGTCGCGCATATCGCCACCGACTTGCGCCTGGGCGCCATCCGCACCGTGATGGGCGCACGCTGGAGCTACTACCTCAAGCAATCGGCCGGCCGTCTCTCCAACGCGGTCGCCACCGAGGCGCAGCGTGCATCCGAAGCCTTCCAGTACAGCGCCGAAATGGCCGCGATGGTGCTCAACTCGGTCATCTACCTGGGCATCGCCCTGTCGATTTCGCTGCAGGCCGGCATCGCGGCCGGCATCGCCGGGGCTTTGCTGCTCGGCGTGCTGCACACGCTGATCCGCAGTTCGCGCCGCGCCGGTCAGCACCAGACCACCCTGCTCACCTCGCTGTTGTCGACCATCGGCGCCCAGTTGGCCGCCGCCAAGCCGCTCAAGGCGATGGCCCGCGAAGACCATGTCGACGCCCTGCTGTCCGACCAGATGAAGCAGCTGCGCCGCGCCATGCGCAAGCAGGTCGTCAGCCGCGAGGCGCTCGGCGCGCTGCAGGATCCGCTGCTGGCCATCATGGTCGGCACCGGCTTTTTCCTGAGCCTGTCGGTGCTGAAGATGCCGCTCGCCTCGGTGCTCGTCATGCTCTTCCTGCTGGCGCGGGTGGTGAGCTATCTCTCGAAAAGCCAGCGCGCCTACCAGCAGATCGTGGTGCGCGAAAGCGCCTACTGGTCGCTCATCGACTCCATCTCCCTCGCCCGCAACGAGGTCGAACCCCAGGGCGGCAGCCAGCGCACCCAGATGTCGAAAGCCATCACCTTCGACCAGGTGCGCTTTCGCCACGGCGACGGCCGGCTCATCCTCGACCACGCTTGCTTGCGCATCGCCGCCTACGAACTGACCGTCATCGTCGGGCCTTCGGGTGCCGGCAAGACCACGCTGCTCGACCTCGTCGTCGGCCTGCACCAGCCCGACGCCGGCACCATCGCCATCGACGACGTGCCCATGGGAGAGCTGTCCACCCGCGACTGGCGCCGCCAGGTCGGCTACGTGCCGCAAGAGTCGGTGCTGGTCAACGACACCATCGCCTACAACCTCGCCCTGGGCGAAAAAGGCGTGACCGACGCCGACCTGCGCGCCGCCCTGCAGGCCGCCGACGCGCTCGACTTCGTCGACGCTCTGCCCGAGGGCCTGCAGACCCTGGTCGGTGAAGGCGGCTCGCGGCTTTCCGGCGGCCAGCGCCAGCGCATCGCCATCGCCCGCGCACTGGTCCACAAGCCGCGCCTGCTGGTGCTCGACGAAGCCACCAGCAGCCTCGACAGCGATGCGCAGACGGCCGTCATCGAAACCGTGCGCCGCCTCAAGGGCAGCCTGACCATCATCGCGGTGGCCCACCAGGAACGCATGATCCAGGCCGCGGACCGCGTACTGCGCCTGGCCGACGGCCAGGTAGCCGAGCTCGACCCACAGACCGCCCGCCCCGCATGA
- a CDS encoding diacylglycerol kinase family protein, giving the protein MAAALQPILSAGIATPAPLQTTILSQPAPPPCLIVNPLSFRASRGLASVARDIAAAQGVEIVSVDGPETLERAVDNILARRQSQVIILAGDGTVRAIIDQLASLPAGSWLPDLLVLPGGRTNLIAADLTPGWKAIALLNDALQKIATQRWEHAVTERAVLRIEQTGAPTLHGFWIGGALVDGVIRRTHQHRASGHGALRTGHLSTVAALLKIIGQALLGHSGLSAPRLQLNADAGRQAMEGKVALLVATTLLHRKGWFDPYVSRAAGGMRLTAVASHANAFWRRLPRLLSGRFSPDMDASAGYLSGSFAQAEITGLHGYSLDGEAYETDPSATITLRRGANLRFFTS; this is encoded by the coding sequence ATGGCTGCCGCGCTCCAACCGATCTTGAGCGCGGGCATCGCGACCCCGGCGCCCCTGCAGACAACGATTCTTTCGCAACCCGCGCCGCCGCCCTGCCTCATCGTCAACCCGCTGAGTTTTCGCGCGTCGCGCGGCCTGGCCTCGGTCGCGCGCGACATCGCGGCGGCCCAGGGCGTGGAGATCGTGTCGGTAGACGGCCCTGAGACCCTCGAGCGCGCGGTCGACAACATCCTGGCGCGCCGGCAATCCCAGGTCATCATCCTCGCCGGTGACGGCACGGTGCGCGCCATCATCGACCAGCTCGCCAGCCTGCCCGCGGGCTCCTGGCTGCCCGACCTGCTGGTGCTGCCCGGCGGCCGCACCAACCTGATCGCAGCCGACCTCACACCCGGCTGGAAAGCCATCGCTTTGCTGAACGACGCCCTGCAAAAGATCGCCACCCAGCGCTGGGAGCACGCCGTCACCGAGCGCGCCGTTCTGCGCATCGAACAGACCGGCGCCCCCACGCTGCACGGGTTCTGGATCGGTGGGGCTTTGGTCGACGGCGTGATCCGGCGCACCCACCAGCACCGTGCCAGCGGCCATGGCGCCCTGCGCACCGGTCACCTGAGCACCGTCGCCGCACTGCTCAAGATCATCGGCCAGGCCCTCCTCGGCCACTCCGGCCTGAGTGCTCCCCGGCTGCAGCTCAACGCCGACGCCGGCCGCCAAGCCATGGAAGGCAAGGTCGCCCTGCTCGTCGCCACCACCCTGCTGCACCGCAAGGGATGGTTCGACCCCTACGTCAGCCGCGCGGCCGGCGGCATGCGGCTGACTGCCGTGGCGAGCCACGCCAACGCCTTCTGGCGCAGGCTGCCTCGGCTGCTCTCGGGTCGCTTCTCGCCCGACATGGACGCGTCTGCCGGCTACCTCAGCGGCAGCTTCGCGCAGGCCGAGATCACCGGGCTGCACGGTTACTCGCTCGACGGCGAGGCCTACGAAACCGATCCTTCGGCCACGATCACCCTGCGTCGCGGCGCGAACCTCCGCTTCTTCACCTCATGA
- a CDS encoding fatty acid desaturase, translating to MSASSGLASKRPASQNFAWRDQARGLIDDLLERSPAIYWTDFLLSAGIGWAMTAVYFLATPWSALQIGAFLLAAFLFFRAGTFIHEIVHMPSGQMVWFKRAWNILLGVPFLMPWVMYSNHVEHHNHRRFGTPTDGEYLPLGSSPIGETVKYLAQAPLLPLFMMVRFGVLGPLSWFNAKLRHWVLTRASAAVSNPYYSERFPKRFDKHLKIVEALCFAFLATLAMLVAFDVITGWQVFMGYLLLAFTLGLNWVRNLAAHKYVNDGTPMDHAGQVEESINITGQTWLTVAFFPVGLRYHALHHLFPALPYHNMDEAHRRLMQHLPADASYRLTNRDSFFTVVGELWQSARNTRREESAMRAWLPRSNRS from the coding sequence ATGTCAGCTTCATCGGGTCTCGCTTCGAAGAGGCCTGCATCTCAAAATTTTGCGTGGCGCGATCAGGCGCGAGGCCTCATCGACGACCTCCTCGAGCGCTCGCCCGCCATCTACTGGACGGACTTCCTGCTGAGCGCCGGCATCGGCTGGGCCATGACGGCGGTGTACTTCCTGGCCACTCCCTGGAGCGCCCTGCAGATCGGCGCCTTCCTCCTGGCGGCCTTCCTGTTCTTTCGTGCCGGCACCTTCATCCACGAAATCGTGCACATGCCGAGCGGCCAGATGGTGTGGTTCAAGCGCGCCTGGAACATCCTGCTGGGCGTGCCCTTCCTGATGCCGTGGGTGATGTACAGCAACCACGTCGAGCACCACAACCACCGCCGCTTCGGAACCCCGACCGACGGCGAATACCTGCCGCTGGGCTCCTCGCCGATCGGTGAAACCGTCAAATACCTGGCCCAGGCGCCGCTGCTGCCGCTGTTCATGATGGTGCGCTTCGGCGTGCTCGGCCCGCTGTCGTGGTTCAACGCCAAACTGCGCCACTGGGTGCTGACCCGCGCCTCGGCGGCCGTGTCCAACCCCTACTACAGCGAACGCTTCCCCAAGCGCTTCGACAAGCACCTGAAGATCGTCGAAGCCCTGTGCTTCGCTTTCCTCGCCACGCTGGCTATGCTGGTGGCGTTCGACGTCATCACCGGCTGGCAGGTCTTCATGGGTTATCTGCTGCTGGCCTTCACGCTCGGCCTGAACTGGGTGCGCAACCTCGCCGCACACAAATACGTGAACGACGGCACGCCGATGGACCACGCCGGGCAGGTGGAGGAATCCATCAACATCACCGGCCAGACCTGGCTCACTGTCGCCTTTTTCCCCGTCGGCCTGCGCTACCACGCGCTGCACCATCTGTTTCCGGCCCTGCCGTACCACAACATGGACGAGGCCCACCGCCGCCTCATGCAGCACCTGCCGGCCGACGCTTCGTACCGACTGACCAACCGCGACAGCTTCTTCACCGTCGTAGGCGAACTCTGGCAATCGGCGCGCAACACGCGCCGCGAAGAGTCGGCGATGCGCGCATGGCTGCCGCGCTCCAACCGATCTTGA
- a CDS encoding DUF3108 domain-containing protein, which produces MSKFPPFSVSDVTDARRFFKAMRLLLCLGLLSPLPMALAAPDAAPATSESAAPESAPVEIRTAAKVYSTNIPRSFALQYQIQRGGVRGHGEMRWTKTGDSYEASLKGYVAGFTVLNWASRGGFDHAGIAPALYAEHRLGKSDRDVTFDRDDTRISFSGTRNEDIALPPGAQDRLSWLVQLPAILTADAKRARAGTKLTLFVVGTKGRASDWVFESAGPETIRLPGGVVNSVKWVREAPDPDDTQAEVWLDPSRHYAPVRVRLTAAASEAPLELTLVDSTF; this is translated from the coding sequence ATGTCCAAGTTCCCCCCCTTTTCTGTTTCCGATGTGACTGACGCCCGCCGCTTCTTCAAAGCGATGCGGTTGCTGCTTTGCCTCGGCCTGCTCAGTCCGCTACCGATGGCGCTGGCCGCACCGGACGCCGCGCCCGCCACGAGCGAATCCGCGGCGCCGGAATCCGCGCCCGTCGAGATCCGCACGGCCGCCAAGGTCTACTCCACCAACATTCCCCGCTCCTTCGCGCTGCAGTACCAGATCCAGCGCGGTGGCGTGCGCGGCCACGGTGAAATGCGTTGGACCAAGACCGGCGACAGCTACGAAGCCAGCCTCAAGGGCTACGTCGCGGGCTTCACCGTGCTCAACTGGGCGAGCCGCGGCGGCTTCGACCATGCCGGAATCGCGCCGGCGCTCTATGCGGAGCATCGCCTCGGCAAGTCCGACCGCGACGTCACCTTCGATCGTGACGACACGCGCATCTCGTTCTCCGGCACCCGCAACGAAGACATCGCCCTGCCGCCCGGCGCGCAGGACCGCCTGAGCTGGCTGGTCCAGCTGCCGGCCATCCTGACGGCGGACGCGAAGCGGGCACGCGCCGGAACCAAGCTGACGCTTTTCGTGGTCGGCACCAAAGGCCGCGCCAGCGACTGGGTATTCGAATCTGCCGGCCCGGAAACCATCCGCCTGCCCGGCGGTGTGGTCAACAGCGTGAAATGGGTGCGCGAGGCGCCGGACCCCGACGACACCCAGGCAGAGGTCTGGCTCGACCCGTCACGCCACTACGCCCCGGTGCGCGTGCGCCTCACCGCGGCCGCCTCCGAAGCACCGCTTGAACTGACGCTGGTCGACTCCACGTTCTGA
- a CDS encoding CDP-alcohol phosphatidyltransferase family protein — translation MTSAERIQRQLKRANADAMVGAADRSILLRADWIFDEALVRGLARSTSDVALRAPEGDIVAVSVGAAGTPDALALLAAGKAPADAHEVSAVEIADNYNDKLRKREPPYLLRLTEDNLPAIERRTFAGAYKGVTDLVTLYAWPRPARYVTKVCANAGITPNQVTSLSLVMVLAAMWAFWTGHYAWGLVAAWIMTFLDTVDGKLARVTLRSSRFGDFFDHSIDLVHPPFWWWAWIVGLPAVGLPLQYATAALVAIVAGYILQRVEEGVFIACFGIEMHVWRRFDSWFRLITARRNPNLLLLTASVIGSRPDIGIYAVAIWTVLCLGVHAVQLVQAAAAKRGGALRSWLASPQ, via the coding sequence ATGACTTCCGCCGAACGCATCCAGCGCCAGCTCAAGCGAGCCAACGCCGATGCCATGGTGGGCGCCGCCGACCGCAGCATCCTGCTGCGCGCCGACTGGATCTTCGACGAAGCGCTGGTGCGCGGCCTGGCCCGCTCCACCAGCGACGTCGCGCTGCGGGCGCCCGAAGGCGACATCGTGGCGGTGAGCGTCGGCGCCGCAGGCACGCCCGACGCCCTGGCCCTGCTCGCCGCCGGCAAGGCACCGGCCGACGCCCACGAAGTTTCTGCGGTGGAGATCGCCGACAACTACAACGACAAGCTGCGCAAGCGCGAACCGCCCTACCTGCTGCGTCTCACCGAAGACAACCTGCCCGCCATCGAGCGCCGCACCTTCGCCGGCGCCTACAAGGGCGTGACCGACCTCGTCACCCTCTATGCCTGGCCGCGCCCCGCGCGCTACGTGACCAAGGTCTGCGCCAACGCCGGCATCACGCCCAACCAGGTCACCTCGCTCAGCCTGGTGATGGTGCTGGCCGCCATGTGGGCTTTCTGGACCGGTCACTACGCCTGGGGCCTGGTGGCGGCCTGGATCATGACCTTCCTGGACACGGTCGACGGCAAGCTCGCGCGGGTCACGCTGCGGTCCTCCCGCTTCGGCGATTTCTTCGACCACTCCATCGACCTGGTGCATCCGCCCTTCTGGTGGTGGGCGTGGATCGTCGGCCTGCCCGCCGTCGGTCTGCCGCTTCAATACGCCACCGCCGCACTGGTGGCGATCGTCGCCGGCTACATCCTGCAGCGGGTGGAAGAAGGCGTCTTCATCGCCTGCTTCGGCATCGAGATGCATGTCTGGCGCCGCTTTGACAGCTGGTTCCGCTTGATCACCGCACGGCGCAATCCCAACCTGCTGCTGTTGACCGCCTCGGTCATCGGAAGCCGCCCGGATATCGGCATCTACGCCGTCGCCATCTGGACCGTGCTCTGCCTGGGCGTGCATGCCGTGCAGCTGGTGCAGGCCGCAGCTGCCAAGCGCGGCGGCGCGCTGCGTTCCTGGCTCGCCAGCCCGCAGTGA
- a CDS encoding metallophosphoesterase — protein MLTTRQHFSKRQLSAWSWQRRRALHRREIVDALAADVQSQAVDHILITGDITNFSLPGEFRQAADWLAGLAPPDRLSLVPGNHDALVPIDDDVGLGSWSRWTRLEQGWPFVHRRGEVAVIGLNSALPTAPLLARGRLGDAQLARLEQVLTEEGEAGRIRVVMLHHPPARGAIQWRKALADAAGLRAVLKRAGAELVLHGHARDARMDSVPGPREPIPCLCVPSSSAVPNPKDQGAMWHRLHLTPAHVPGGPQLRVEVRRWSVETDAFVDDGGYTLALPRG, from the coding sequence GTGTTGACCACGCGCCAACACTTTTCCAAGCGCCAGCTCAGCGCCTGGTCGTGGCAGCGGCGTCGTGCGCTGCACCGGCGCGAGATCGTCGACGCGCTGGCGGCCGACGTGCAGTCGCAGGCGGTCGACCACATTCTCATCACGGGCGACATCACCAATTTTTCGCTGCCGGGCGAGTTTCGGCAGGCGGCCGACTGGCTCGCCGGATTGGCGCCGCCAGACCGGCTGAGCCTGGTCCCTGGCAACCACGACGCCCTGGTGCCGATCGACGACGACGTGGGCCTGGGTTCTTGGTCGCGATGGACCCGGCTGGAGCAGGGCTGGCCCTTCGTGCACCGGCGTGGCGAGGTCGCGGTGATCGGGCTCAATTCGGCCCTGCCCACCGCGCCGCTGCTGGCGCGCGGCCGCCTGGGCGACGCGCAACTGGCGCGGCTGGAACAGGTGCTGACCGAGGAAGGCGAGGCCGGCCGCATTCGCGTGGTGATGCTGCATCATCCACCGGCGCGGGGCGCCATTCAGTGGCGCAAGGCGCTGGCCGATGCGGCTGGCCTGCGCGCCGTACTGAAGCGCGCAGGCGCCGAACTGGTCTTGCACGGCCACGCCCGCGACGCCCGCATGGATTCGGTGCCGGGGCCGCGCGAGCCGATTCCCTGCCTGTGCGTGCCCTCGTCGTCCGCCGTGCCCAATCCCAAGGACCAGGGCGCCATGTGGCATCGGCTGCACCTCACGCCGGCCCATGTGCCCGGCGGCCCGCAGCTACGGGTGGAGGTGCGCCGCTGGTCGGTCGAAACCGATGCCTTCGTCGACGACGGCGGCTACACGCTGGCGCTGCCACGCGGCTGA
- a CDS encoding HIT family protein: MGNETETKFGDPANRLMQTDCWTLLLRPKQPTLGSLVLVCREPVQAFSDVSEKAFVEMRSLVRAIESALRDFVGYERINYLMLMMVDPDVHFHVIPRYEGARDFSGVAFADAGWPGPPALDSAVALDDATRAALLARLRESLKAHAA, from the coding sequence ATGGGCAACGAGACTGAAACCAAGTTCGGCGACCCCGCCAATCGCCTGATGCAGACCGACTGCTGGACCCTGCTGCTGCGCCCCAAACAGCCGACGCTCGGCTCCCTGGTGCTGGTGTGCCGCGAGCCGGTGCAGGCCTTCTCCGACGTCAGCGAAAAAGCCTTCGTCGAGATGCGTTCGCTGGTGCGCGCCATCGAATCGGCGCTGCGCGACTTCGTCGGCTACGAGCGCATCAACTACCTGATGCTGATGATGGTCGACCCCGACGTGCATTTCCACGTCATCCCTCGCTACGAAGGCGCCCGTGATTTTTCGGGCGTGGCGTTCGCCGATGCCGGCTGGCCCGGCCCGCCGGCACTCGACAGCGCAGTCGCGCTCGACGACGCCACCCGCGCCGCGTTGCTGGCCCGGCTGCGCGAAAGCCTCAAGGCCCACGCCGCCTAG
- a CDS encoding LptF/LptG family permease, whose protein sequence is MRLLPLDRLDRYALRMFAVPLLTAMATMLVATMLQRLLRLFDIAASTGAALSGVLLMAADLVPHYLGLALPVAFTAATFMAATRMNDDSELDAMLASGRSIARVAAPYFMLAVLLSIFNFYLFGHMQPLARYDYHVKMDVALQTNWDARVEENRFVDIAHGFSFSADSVDDGGRRFKGVFLSKRVGGTEEITTAASGQLESALGGAGLLMRLHDGLRMRETATGEVTTTRFVDGFFRDMLPHGEPFRPRGDTASERTMPELWQAMCSTCDQAWAAEFHSRLARSLIPPLLPLLALPLGMASKRGKRTPGVIFASLSLLLLNHALQFGKSLAESGRVHAAVAVWTPFVLFALMSLWIFRGSLAWPGDNPVTRAVLAFESLLDRARPRRTAKAVS, encoded by the coding sequence ATGCGCCTGCTTCCCCTCGATCGCCTGGATCGCTACGCGCTTCGCATGTTCGCCGTGCCCTTGCTGACGGCCATGGCGACCATGTTGGTGGCGACCATGCTGCAGCGCCTGCTGCGCCTGTTCGATATTGCGGCGTCCACGGGGGCCGCGCTGTCGGGCGTGCTCCTGATGGCGGCCGACCTGGTGCCGCACTACCTCGGGCTGGCGCTGCCGGTGGCGTTCACCGCGGCCACCTTCATGGCCGCCACGCGCATGAACGACGACTCCGAACTCGACGCCATGCTGGCCAGCGGCCGGTCCATCGCGCGGGTGGCGGCGCCTTATTTCATGCTGGCGGTGCTGCTGAGCATCTTCAATTTCTACCTGTTCGGCCACATGCAGCCGCTGGCGCGCTACGACTACCACGTCAAGATGGATGTGGCGCTGCAGACCAACTGGGATGCGCGTGTCGAGGAAAACCGCTTCGTCGACATCGCGCATGGTTTCAGCTTCAGCGCCGACAGTGTCGACGACGGCGGACGCCGCTTCAAGGGCGTGTTCCTGTCCAAGCGGGTCGGCGGCACCGAAGAGATCACCACCGCGGCCTCGGGCCAGCTCGAAAGCGCCCTCGGCGGCGCGGGCCTGCTCATGCGCCTGCACGACGGCCTGCGCATGCGCGAAACCGCCACCGGCGAAGTCACCACCACGCGGTTCGTCGACGGCTTCTTCCGCGACATGCTGCCCCACGGCGAGCCCTTCCGCCCGCGCGGCGACACCGCCAGCGAACGCACCATGCCCGAACTCTGGCAGGCCATGTGCAGCACCTGCGACCAGGCCTGGGCGGCCGAATTCCACAGCCGGCTGGCGCGTTCGCTGATCCCGCCGCTGCTGCCGCTGCTGGCCCTGCCGCTGGGCATGGCCTCCAAGCGCGGCAAGCGCACGCCCGGCGTCATCTTCGCGTCGCTGTCGCTGCTGCTGCTCAACCACGCGCTGCAGTTCGGCAAGAGCCTGGCCGAGAGCGGCCGGGTGCATGCGGCAGTCGCCGTGTGGACGCCCTTCGTGCTGTTCGCGCTGATGAGCCTCTGGATCTTCCGCGGCAGCCTCGCCTGGCCGGGTGACAACCCGGTGACCCGCGCCGTGCTGGCTTTCGAGAGCCTGCTCGACCGCGCGCGTCCGCGCCGTACCGCCAAGGCCGTGTCATGA